Genomic DNA from Acidobacteriota bacterium:
TCCGACGGCGATCCGCGAAATCCGTGCGGTGGCACCGGGAGTCGTCTCGCTGATCGTCGACGGCCGGGTGGCCGGCGGGCTGGCGGGCGTTCTCAATCCCCTCGTGCGGGAAGGACTCGAGGTCCAGCGGATCGAACCGCGGTTGACCGGACTCGAGCGAACCTACCATGAGGTCGGCCGTGCGTGACGCCGAGCGGAGATTCGCCGAGCAGGCCCTTCGGATGGCCGCGACGGCGCGCCTGCTGGCGGAGGACCATCTCCGAAATCGGCGGCACCTGGTCGCGTTGCTGGTTCTGCTTCTCTTGTTCGCGCCCGTGTGGCTCGGCTACCTGTTCGCGGCCCCGGAAACGCGCCTGGAGGGACTGTTCAAGGCGCTCGACGGTTGGGCGTTCGTGACCGCCTTCTACCTCACCGGGGAAGCGGTGTCGCGCGAGGCGAGAACCGGGCGCTGGGCTCTGCTCCGCACCGCCGGCGTGCCTCCCGGGACCTTCTTCGTCACCGTGTCGTGCTTCTGGATCGCCGTCTTCCTCGGCCTGGCCTGGACGATGGGGGTGCTCCTGGGGGCCGCCCTGGGCGCGGGCACGGCGGCTCCCGCCGGCTCGCTGGCCATCGGGATCCTCGCCGCGCCGGTGCGGTATCTTCCGCTCGTCGCGCTCTGCCTCGCCTTGGGCGGCGTCCTTGCGGGGTGGCTGAACGTGGCGGCCTGTCTGGGACTGTTGCTCCTCGCCTTGGTGTTCGACTTTCTCGCCGACGTCGCGGGGTGGCCATCCGCTCCTGTCCGGATCATCGGCGGCCTCCTCTTCGCACGGCCGCTCCTCTCTCCCGCGGTCGGGGGCGCTCCCGTTCTGTACGCCGATTGGCCGTGGCGCCTCGCCCGCGCCGTGGCGGTTGCCATCGCCTATCTCGGCCTCGGGACGGCGGCGGTGAGATGGAAGACCGGCGGCCGCGGACCGTTCCTACCGGCGCGAGGTCTCGGGAACGCTTGAACGCCCCCGGCGAAGAGCTGGGGCCCGGGGGTCCGGCTCGTGTCGAGCCGCCGTGCGCCGCCGGAGGGCTTCGCAACGAACCGATGGCCGGCGCCGCGCAATGGAGGCGAGGGCCGCGCGTGACAGGATCGGAACCGCTCCCCCGAGACGGTTTCCCGGGGCGTTTCCGGGCGGGCCCGCAGCGGGGTGTGGCCGTTCGCAGGCATCCGCGGGCCGCGCGGCACGGGCTTCGCATGTCCCACGGGCACGGGGAGCGCTCGGCATGAACGCGAACGGACGAGCCGGAACCGATCGCCCGGCTCCGCGCCCGGAGGCGGGAGGCGAAGACCGCGTTCTGGACAGGTGGCTACGTCCAGGGACCACGGCCGGCACGGGCCGGGTCGCCTGGGCCCGGCTCGGGAACGAGGCCGCCGCGTTCCTCCGCCACCTTGCATGGCTGCGCCGGAGGCTCGCCGGCCCGGCGAAGTCCTCTCCCGTGCCACCGTCGCCGGCGCGCGCCGCCCGCGTTCGTTGCGACGGGTGCCGAAGGAGGTTCGCGACGTCCTGGGGCGTGGTCCGGGAGGCCCTGGTGGAGGGGGCCCCTCTCCACTGCGGGCATTGTGGCGACCGTCTCGAGGCGGTGACGATCGAGTGGAGGCCCGGAGAACTCGAGGAGATCCTGCGCTATCTGGCCGGGGGACACCCGGGGCCGGAAGGCCCCCGTGCCGGGCGCTGACTCCGCGGACGTTATCGACGGCGATCCACGCGCCGACCCGAGGCGGGATCTCGGCGGAGCCGGGGGCTGCCGGCCCGCTCCGCGATCGCCGCCCCTGACCGGACGGGACGATTCCGCTTCGGGGAGCGGCCCACCCACCGCCATCGCCGAGGGGCGAAACGAGGCGTAACCCACTAGAAATTAGCGGCTTGCAGAAACCGGCCGCGCGAAGGCCGCCCGTCCCGTATCTTGACCCATGTCAGGCCCGGCGAGCCGGCGGGCAGCGAGCCGCATCATGAACGAACCTTCATCGACCAGAGCGATCGAGATCTACTCGACCTGTCCCGGGACGACGAATCCCGCCTTGCCCACGCGTCCCGGGTTCTACCCGGAAGACGACCGGAGCTATGCCGAAAAGGTCATCGAAGTGGCCCGCTGGAGCGAGGAATGCGGGTTCACCGGGAGCCTGATCTACATCGATCACTCGCTCGTCGACAACTGGTCGGTGGCGCAGCTCGTGTTGGAGAACACGACCCGGCTGGTGCCGCTGATCGCCCAGCAGCCGATCTACATGCACCCCTACTGGTGCGCCAAGAAAGTATCCACGCTGGCACTCCTGTACGGGCGGCGCGTCGCGCTGAACATGGTCGCCGGTGCCTTCCGGAACGATCTCCTTTCTCTCGGTGACACAACGCCGCACGACGAGCGCTACGCTCGGCTCACCGAGTACACCCGTATCGTGCTCGAACTCCTCCGGAACCGCGACAGGGCCGTCGACTTCGAGGGTCGTTACTACCGGATCCGCCGTCTTCGGCTCCATCCTCCGCTCGATCCGGATCTGATGCCCCGCCTGTTGCTGTCCGGTTCCTCCGAGGCGGGCATGGCGGCGGCGCGCGCCCTGGGGGCCGTGGCTGTCCGTTACCCGGAGCCCGTCGAGTTCTACGAGCAGAATCCGCTCGAGCGCGGAGTCCGGTTCGGCCTCCGAGTGGGGATCATCGCCCGGGAGTACGAGGAAGACGCGTGGCGGATCGCCCAGGCGCGGTTCCCGAGCGACCGGAAGGGACAACTCACGCACCAGCTCGCCTCGAAGACGTCCGACTCCGTCTGGCACGAGCGCCTCGCGCGGCTGGAGGCGGACGAGCCGGGCAGCTATCCGTACTGGCTCGTTCCCTTCAAGAACTATAAGACCTTCTGCCCCTACCTGGTCGGAAGCTACCGGCAGGTGGCCGAGATTCTCGCCCGCTACATCGGCGTCGGCTTCGAGACGATCATCACCGACATCCCGGCGAGCAAGGAGGAACTCCTGCACGAGAAGATCGTCTTCGAGCTGGCGCTGGCGCGCGCCGGAGCCCGGCCCGCCTGAGCCCTACGGACGACGCGCCGGGCTGCGCCTTCTCGGGGCGGGGCCCGATCCGGTGTCCGCAGGCCGCCGCATCACTACCGGTGTTTCGCGGCCCCCACACCGCTGCCGCGGCTGCCACCGCGCCATCGAAGCCGCCCGCCGCTGCGAGCCCCCTCCGGGCCTTCCTCCCCTGCGGCGCCTACCGCACCGACGCCCGTTCCCGCGGCCGGAGACCCCGCCGCCGCGGCGTTCGGGTCGGGAATCGCGTCCATGGGGGAGCGGCGCCGAAAACGCACCCCGAAGGGAGCACCTCTCACGACTTGTACCATTCGAGCTCGAGACCGGCCCGGGGCGCGATCCTCTCCAGCAAGGCCCTCCGCTCGCTCTCGCTCATCGGCGCGGACTCGCGGACGATCGCCGCGTTCCGCCTCACCTGTTCCGGCGTCTCCATGCCCGAGATGACCACGCTGACGGGGAGCGCCAGAACGTATCGCAACGATTCTTCCACGGTGCAGACGCCGCGCGACGCGAGAGCCCCGCCCGCGTTCGTCTTCATCGCGAGCACGCCGATTCCGCGCCGGACCAGTTCGGGCAGGACGCGCCGCTGGAAGCTCTTCTGGTGGTAGTCGATCGGATTGAGGGGCATCTGCATGACGTCGAACCGCCACCCCTCGTCCCAGAAGGCGAGCGCCCGAAGGTTCGCCTCGGGATCCTTGTGACCGGTCACCCCGACGAAACGCACCACCCCGAGCCGCTTCTGTTCCAGGATGTACTCCATCGCGCCGCCCTTCCGGAAGGCCCTTTCCACGTCGGCCACGCTCCGCACGCTGTGGAGCTGCCACAGATCGAGGTGGTCCGTCCGGAGCCGCTCCAGGCTACCCTCGAGATGGCGCTTCGCGCCCTCCGCGTCGCGCTTGGCCAGGTCGAAGGTCTTCGTCATGAGGAAGACCTGGTCCCTGATTCCCTCCAGCGCCGCCCCCATCCAGCGCTCGGCACGACCCTTTTGATAGCTCTCGGCGTTGTCGAAGAAGCGGATCCCCTCCGAAAAGGCCGTTTCGACGAGCCGGCGTGCGTCCTTTTCGGTGGGCGCCTTGCCCACGTGGAAGCCCCCCAGCCCGAGAACGGGAAGTTCGACGCCGGTCCTGCCGAGGGCTCGCCGCGGTAACGACCCGGAGGCCGGCGGGGCGGCTCGCAGCCGGGACGGCAGACCCGCCCACGCCAGCAGAGCCGCCAGGCGGCGCAGGACGGCCCGCCGCGCGGGGTGTTCGGGGGGTGAGGAACGTTCGGGGATGCGTCTCATCGGCCGCACCGTCTTTCCCGCCGAGGGGACGCCGCATTGTAGTGCGTGGTGCCCCGGCGGCGGGACGCGATCCGGTTGCCCGGCCGGGAAGACCGCCGCCCCGCCTCCGAACGGGTCGCGCGGGCGCTTCCGGCCGGCGGGCTCCGCCCCGGCGCGGCGGGGGCGTCCCGGTCGCGCCTTTACCGCCGCGGAGCGCGCCGGCACCTCCGGCCGGGGCCGGCCCGGCTCACACGGCGATCTCCGCCCCCTCCTCCGCCGCCTCGAACGGGCCGTCGCGCCGCACCGCCGCCGCGAGTTCGTCGTCGGTGTGGACGAACACGACGCGCCGCGCCTCGAGGGCGCCGGGCCGCCGGCGCACTTCCTCCAACGATACGTGCGGCAAAGGCGGATCCGGCTGCTGGAGAAGGGACAGTTCGAGCACCGCCAGATCGGCACCGCGGACGGCCTCGAACAGGAGATCGTCGAAGGCAGCGTCCCCGCTGTAGGCCACCGTCCGCCCGGCCGGACCGGTGAGTCGATAGGCGAGGCTCTCCGGCTTGTGCGTGACCGGAAGCCCGGTCACCGTCACGCTTCCCAGCTGGTGCGGGCCAGCCGTCATCGTGACGAAGCGCAGGTCGAATCCGAG
This window encodes:
- a CDS encoding LLM class flavin-dependent oxidoreductase; this translates as MNEPSSTRAIEIYSTCPGTTNPALPTRPGFYPEDDRSYAEKVIEVARWSEECGFTGSLIYIDHSLVDNWSVAQLVLENTTRLVPLIAQQPIYMHPYWCAKKVSTLALLYGRRVALNMVAGAFRNDLLSLGDTTPHDERYARLTEYTRIVLELLRNRDRAVDFEGRYYRIRRLRLHPPLDPDLMPRLLLSGSSEAGMAAARALGAVAVRYPEPVEFYEQNPLERGVRFGLRVGIIAREYEEDAWRIAQARFPSDRKGQLTHQLASKTSDSVWHERLARLEADEPGSYPYWLVPFKNYKTFCPYLVGSYRQVAEILARYIGVGFETIITDIPASKEELLHEKIVFELALARAGARPA
- a CDS encoding aldo/keto reductase; this translates as MRPMRRIPERSSPPEHPARRAVLRRLAALLAWAGLPSRLRAAPPASGSLPRRALGRTGVELPVLGLGGFHVGKAPTEKDARRLVETAFSEGIRFFDNAESYQKGRAERWMGAALEGIRDQVFLMTKTFDLAKRDAEGAKRHLEGSLERLRTDHLDLWQLHSVRSVADVERAFRKGGAMEYILEQKRLGVVRFVGVTGHKDPEANLRALAFWDEGWRFDVMQMPLNPIDYHQKSFQRRVLPELVRRGIGVLAMKTNAGGALASRGVCTVEESLRYVLALPVSVVISGMETPEQVRRNAAIVRESAPMSESERRALLERIAPRAGLELEWYKS
- a CDS encoding MBL fold metallo-hydrolase; the protein is MRRVVILGAGNATHADGRAHTSLLAESTAGELLLLDAGATVLHRLRRRRASAFERESLSRLDAVLVTHFHGDHVLGLPLILLHLSIDLRRSRPLAIFGPRGIEEHVRRLQELAYPGFTLGFDLRFVTMTAGPHQLGSVTVTGLPVTHKPESLAYRLTGPAGRTVAYSGDAAFDDLLFEAVRGADLAVLELSLLQQPDPPLPHVSLEEVRRRPGALEARRVVFVHTDDELAAAVRRDGPFEAAEEGAEIAV